The Trichoderma atroviride chromosome 5, complete sequence genome contains a region encoding:
- a CDS encoding uncharacterized protein (EggNog:ENOG41~TransMembrane:6 (i62-81o93-113i120-141o161-182i189-211o231-253i)): MAEEKGTRSNVDSDSDRLDALNRFRSAASISMTPELFEKLYLAPQSKVKGQLRDTFGNPTPIALVGFLMALTPLSCALMGWRGAGGDGAATIPVYFFQGGVLMTLGGLLEWILGNSFPAVVFCTFGTFWLSYGGVLNPSFAAFSSFAGEDEAGAEGLKTTGFNASLGFWFLFMGLLCIIFLICSLRTNVAFFVIFLSLTIAFGLLTGAFWAQAEDFAGNADYAHKLLVGAGASAFVTCLAGWYILLAISLAIVDFPIQIPVGDLSNVVKGRSIRER, from the exons atggcagaagaaaaaggcaccCGCAGCAATGTCGACTCCGACTCGGACCGTTTAGATGCCCTCAACCGATTCCGCTCCGCAGCGAGCATTAGCATGACGCCGGAGCTGTTCGAGAAGCTGTATCTGGCGCCGCAGAGCAAAGTCAAGGGACAGCTGAGAGATACGTTTGGAAACCCGACGCCGAT TGCTCTTGTCGGTTTCCTCATGGCTTTGACGCCATTGTCATGCGCTCTCATGGGTTGGCGCGGCGCAGGCGGTGACGGCGCGGCGACAAT CCCGGTGTACTTCTTCCAGGGCGGAGTCCTCATGACCCTCGGCGGCCTCCTCGAATGGATCCTCGGCAATAGCTTTCCCGCCGTCGTGTTTTGCACATTTGGTACATTCTGGCTCTCTTACGGAGGCGTCTTGAATCCCTCCTTTGCAGcgttttcttcctttgcgggcgaggacgaagctGGTGCAGAGGGTCTTAAAACAACTGGCTTCAATGCTAGTCTAG GCTTTTGGTTTCTCTTCATGGGGCTACTCTGTATCATTTTCCTCATCTGCTCGCTACGCACAAACGtcgccttcttcgtcatctttctCAGCCTGACTATTGCTTTTGGACTGTTGACAGGCGCCTTTTGGGCGCAGGCGGAGGATTTTGCGGGAAATGCCGACTATGCTCACAAACTGCTCGTG GGCGCTGGCGCTTCGGCTTTCGTGACGTGTTTGGCTGGGTGGTATATCCTTTTGGCTATTTCGCTGGCTATTGTCGATTTTCCAATTCAGATTCCTGTAGGCGACTTGAGCAATGTGGTCAAGGGAAGGTCTATCAGAGAAAGGTAG
- a CDS encoding uncharacterized protein (TransMembrane:1 (i80-98o)), with product MASSQSMRALARAGPLGPNGVVASRAFSTATGSMMLRSAARPSATMKLANSGRIAFRRAYADEAPKPKPKPGKLRRTFRWAWRLTYLSALGLVGYTAYDIYVDRHPDEQFKPDPNKKTLVILGTGWGSVALLKKLDTENYNVVVVSPRNYFLFTPLLPSCTTGTIEHRSIMEPVRRILRGKKAVAKFFEAEATSVDPERKVVRIADNSEIKGATSETEIPYDMLVVGVGAENATFGIPGVRENSCFLKEIGDAQQIRKKIMDCVETAAFKDQTPEEVDRLMHMVVVGGGPTGVEFAGELQDFFEEDIKKLVPDISPRFKVTLIEALPNVLPMFSKTLIDYTENTLREEKIDIKTKTMVKRVTDKTVEAEVSRPDGTKERVEIPYGLLVWATGNAVRPIVKDLASKIPAQKDSRRGLAVNEYLVVQGTRDIWAIGDCAVAGYAPTAQVASQEGYFLGKLFNNMAKTENHEDRISELSGKLNIAGGNSAEASQEIELLERQLKKIRDIKPFKYSHQGSLAYIGSDKAVADVSWWNGNLATGGSVTYLFWRSVYLSMCFSPRNRVLVLLDWLKSKAFGRDVSRE from the exons ATGGCTTCATCCCAGTCCATGAGAGCCCTCGCCCGGGCCGGCCCATTGGGTCCCAACGGCGTGGTCGCATCACGAGCCTTCTCGACCGCTACGGGGTCAATGATGCTGCGATCAGCGGCCAGGCCATCCGCGACCATGAAGCTCGCCAACTCGGGCCGCATTGCCTTCCGCAGGGCCTACGCCGACGAGGctcccaagcccaagcccaagcccggcaAGCTGCGCCGGACCTTCAGATGGGCCTGGCGACTGACGTACCTGTCTGCTCTGGGCCTGGTTGGCTACACTGCCTACGACATCTACGTGGACCGCCATCCCGACGAGCAGTTCAAGCCCGATCCCAACAAGAAGACGCTGGTGATTCTGG GCACTGGCTGGGGATCTGTTGCCCtcctcaagaagctcgatACCGAAAACTACAACGTCGTCGTAGTCTCTCCCCGCAACTACTTCCTCTTCACGCCTCTCCTGCCGTCATGCACCACCGGCACCATCGAGCACCGCTCCATCATGGAGCCCGTCCGCCGCATTCTCCGTGGCAAAAAGGCCGTCGCCAAGTTCTTTGAAGCCGAGGCCACCTCCGTTGACCCCGAGCGCAAGGTCGTGCGTATTGCAGACAACTCCGAGATCAAGGGCGCCACTTCGGAGACTGAGATCCCCTACGACATGCTCGTTGTGGGCGTTGGTGCGGAAAACGCCACCTTTGGCATCCCTGGTGTCCGCGAGAACAGCTGCTTCCTCAAGGAGATTGGCGACGCCCAACAGATCCGCAAGAAGATCATGGACTGCGTTGAGACGGCCGCCTTCAAGGACCAGACCCCCGAGGAGGTTGACCGTCTGATGCACATGGTCGTTGTTGGAGGTGGCCCTACTGGTGTTGAGTTCGCCGGCGAGCTTCAGGACTTTTTCGAGGAGgacatcaagaagctggtcCCTGACATCAGCCCCCGCTTCAAGGTGACCCTCATCGAGGCCCTGCCCAACGTCCTCCCCATGTTCTCCAAGACTCTGATCGACTACACCGAGAACACTCTCCGCGAGGAGAAGATTGacatcaagaccaagaccaTGGTCAAGCGTGTCACTGACAAGACTGTCGAGGCCGAGGTTTCCCGCCCCGACGGAACCAAGGAGCGTGTTGAGATCCCTTACGGTCTGCTTGTCTGGGCCACCGGAAACGCCGTCCGCCCCATCGTCAAGGACCTGGCCAGCAAGATTCCTGCTCAAAAGGACTCGCGCCGTGGTCTCGCCGTCAACGAGTACCTCGTCGTGCAGGGCACCCGCGACATCTGGGCCATTGGCGACTGCGCCGTCGCTGGCTACGCCCCTACCGCTCAGGTTGCTTCACAGGAGGGTTACTTCCTTGGCAAGCTGTTCAACAACATGGCCAAGACTGAGAACCACGAGGATCGCATCTCGGAGCTGAGCGGCAAGCTGAACATTGCCGGCGGTAACTCGGCCGAGGCTTCCCAGGAGATTGAGCTCCTGGAGAGGCAACTCAAGAAGATTCGCGACATCAAGCCTTTCAAGTACAGTCACCAGGGAAGCTTGGCCTACATTGGCAGCGACAAGGCCGTCGCCGACGTCAGCTGGTGGAACGGCAATCTTGCCACCGGTGGCAGCGTCACCTACCTCTTCTGGAGAAGTGTCTACCTCTCCATGTGCTTCAGCC CACGAAACCGTGTCCTGGTCCTCCTGGACTGGCTCAAGTCCAAGGCTTTCGGTCGTGACGTCTCCCGAGAGTAG